In Candidatus Electrothrix scaldis, the genomic window AGGAGAAGGATGGGGACCGTCTCTTCCTCCGCCCGGACAAACCACCCAAGGGAGAGCGTCCCAGACGACAGGAGGGAGGAGAAGATAACGGCCCAAGGAGATAATCCACTCCAAAAACCTCCTGATTGCTGGAATCAGTCAGGAGGTTCGTTCATATCAAGGTTAGAGATCAATCCTTTTCCTCTTCTTTTTCTTTAAGAGAATTTATAATTTGATCAGCCTTCTTAAAACCGGGAAGAACTCGTCCGTCAGGCATGATTAATGTCGGGGTGGAAGCAATGTACAGTTCCTTAGCCAAGACGATATTCTTATCAACAATATCAGATTTGCACTCAGCTTTTGGCAGCTCTTTCTTGCTCAAACTATCTTCAAGAAGTTGCAATGCTTTGTCATTCTCGCCTTTCAGCTTGGTGCAAACAATAGTTTGTGCTTTTCCTTTAGCATTAGGATGCATAGCCAAGGGAAACATTTTAATCAAAAAGGTAATGTCAGGACGCTGCTTAACAACCTTTTTCATTTCTGAGTGCAACTTACTACAGTATGAACACTCTGGATCGTCAAAAACAATAATCTTATTTTCCGCAGCAGCATCACCAAGAACAAGTGCATCATCCAGAGATATCTTTGCTCTATCAACCTTGTTCATTTTAACAAAGTTTTCCTGAGTGACATTCTCGTTATTTTTCAATCTGATCACATTACCGCTGATTAAATACTTCTTGGAAAAATCCATATAAAACGGAATCTTTTGACCATTATAAACAGCTTCAATATCCCAGAGTCCTGGCACTTCACTTCGCTTGACATCCAGAACCTCTGTTACCTTCCCTTTAAGCAATTGGGCGACCTCATCCCGATTAACAGAATGACAGTCACGGCAATCACCAGCTCCGCACCCTGCTTCCTGAAAGGCCATAGCTTGACCAGCTGAAAATAAGGTAATAAGAAACAAAGAAAGAAAAATTTTATTGCAATTCATAATAACCATCACTATACGTTGTTCTTTTTGTTTAAGTAAACGATGAAAATTTTTTCCAACATCCGCTGGTAACTATTCAGAAAAGCAGTCAAGAACACATAAAGAAAACTATAAGACCGTGTCCTCAACCATATTTAAGAGAAGCATGAACGTTCTCTTGAAAGCCAAGCTATTTTACTTTTTCGATTCGGACATCTAGGCCTGCCTTGCGATAAGCCTGAGAAAATTTCTCTACTTTTGCTTTATCTTCAGAGCTAAAGAGTTTGCGAGTCCGTCCGTTCAATATCATCTTCCGCACCTGATCCTCAGATAGCTTTGTGATGCGCTGAATCATGACTATACATTCCTTCTCTTTGGCTCCGGCAAACAAACGCCCCTGCGAAATTAAATGATATTCCATCGACAGCCCCTATATTTAAACTCAGTTAAAGATGTGACAGCTCTATTAAAACGTGCTTACTGATACGAAACGATTTATCTTACAGGCTTTGGTTATTTCCAGCAACAATCTTCTTTCACTGTGCTTTCTTCGTCATTTCACCCGCAACACCTTTACTCTACGCTGTATCTCGCTATTTTCAGGATCAAGCACCGCAGCTTGCTCATACTGTTTGATCGCGAGCTCTTTCTTCCCCCTCTTTAAATATATCTCACCGAGAAGGATATGAAAAGGAGCATAATCCGGTAAGTAGCGCAAAGCGACTTGGAGTACATTTTCAGCCTTTTCATCTTTTTTTTGGGTTCGATAATACTGAAAAACCTCAGAAAAATACTGCGGCAGCACCCTGGAATCATTATCGATAAAATCCAGTGCATGTTCTATAATAAAATGGAACTCACTTGATCGTTTTTCATTCTTGACTTTATTCCAGAAACCTAGCCAAGATGATGTTTTTTGTGGTAGCATTTCTGCAACGTATTTTTGATTCACCTGATACTTAATTAATACTTGATAAAGCGAAGCAAGCATTCTGGGGTCACGCTCAACTTCCCTTCTTAACCTGACTCTTCCCTCTTTCCCTGTTCGCTGGCTGAGCTCAAAGGCTGCCCAGGTTTGAAAGGCAAGCTTCTTTTGATCAGCTCTTTCATATCCTCTTTTCAAGAGGTTTCGTGCCAGCTCCAAATCAGTAGCTGCGACAACATGACCAAGCTGCTGGAGAAAGGTAAAGCTCATGGGTTGTTGCCTTACGGCTTCTGCTGAGAGCCTCACCGCCTGTTTATCCTGCCCCTGTAAGCTTTTTAACTTTGCTAATGTATGGGAATACAACCCTGTGACAGGATCAAAAGCCCTTGCTTCTTCAAGGAGCATAGACATTTTTTCTACCCGATCAACAGGAGTAAAGCGTTCCAGAGAGGAAACCTGCCTTGCTTTACGATATTTCCTTTCTGCCCAGACCTTTCTTCCTTGATAAAATAAGGTTGCGCCGAAAAAAGCCAGTATCGCAGTAAAGACCAAGATGTTGCGCCAATAATTTGGTTTCAGAAGAGGCAGTAATGTCGGTGAATCCTGGTAATAGCGTCTGGTGTTTCCAGCAGAAACAAGCAAACCAGCCAGGAAAAAGAAATAGAGTCCATTAGCTCCATTATGAAGATTGAAATCAAATCCACTATAAACTAACAGGCCAGCCAGACCACTGAACGCTCCTACTGCGGGAAAGACAGAAAAGCTGTCTTTTCGTAAACGAATCATTTTATATCCGGCATGTAGTACACTTACGATAAACCACCCTCCCAACAGCCCAGCAGGTACGCCACCATCGCTAAGTAACTCCAAAAAATCGTTATGCGCGTGGTCATAGAAGAGGTCATCAGGAAGGGTTTTATAGCTTGGGAAAATATCTGCAAAAGTCCCAAATCCACTCCCTGTCAGAGAAAAATCTTTTATTATCCGAAAAGTATCTTGCCAAATCAGCAGCCGATCATCCTGTATTCTGCCAGTTTTACTGTCGAAAAGGGTGAGAAAGCGTTCACTTATTGGCTCCCAGTTGTACCAACCAACGAGAACGAGAAAACCCGCAAAAAGAATAAGCAACTGAACTTTGCCCATTCTTTCCTTTTGTCGAAAAATGAGAAATAAAAAAAACAACAGGCTGAAAATAATACTTAGAATACCACCGCGCGACTGGGTAAGAAAAACTGAGGCAAAAATAACAATACTGCCAAAACCCCAGCCCAAATACAGAGCCGTTTTGCTCTCTGAAAAAAAGGCGACTATTTTTCCTCTGAGCGTATCCGCCCTCCCATATACAGGTCGATACAAAAAAAACTGGGACAACACAAGGGGACAGAGCATAACCATAAAACCAGCATAATGGTTTTTATATACCCAGGGACCGAATGCTTGCTTTCCATCTGACAACTTACGGAACCAGAAAAGTGTATCAGGTGCTGTTATTCGCTGTAATATAGCAAAGAAAGCTATGCAAATAGCTAAGCCTGTGACGAGCGTAATTGTTAAGCGCAGCTTCCTACTGCTCGTGAGCAGTTGAATGGTCAACACATAAAAAAGTGCATAGGAGCTTAGTCGAAGTACCTCAAGCAGAGTCTCCTTATAATTAACGGTAAGAGGAAGCCAAGTATAAAGATCACCTAGAAGATCACCTAGAGTCGGCAAGGTGAGAATCGGTTGATATGCCTGATAAATGTTTGGCGCAACTATGCGCACAAGAGAGAGAGGAAGAGGAATGAGCTGTAACAGCATCCAAGCCAAAAGCAGAAGCAAAGGAAGTATGCCCGGAACTCGATAATAGTTTGAGCTTGCTTTTTTACCAGCAGAAGGGAGAAAATAAAAAATGCCTGCAAGAGCGACAAGAAGCTCTACGGTGATGATTGACCAGTTCTCGGTCGTGCCAAAAGCAAGCGGTGCAAAAAATAACGTGGCCAGAAAAAGGAAAAAGGATATTGCTTCACTCCGAACCTGCATTTATCCCTTATTTTTTACCTTCTTCCGTATAGTACCCCCCTTTACCTTTACGAGAGTAGTAGGAATAATATCCGTAGTAGCCCTGCCCTGCATGCTTTTTGGTTACACGATTGAGCACCAAGCCCAACATATGTGCGTTGCTTTCACGCAACTTTTTGATTCCACTATCAAGCATATCAAAAGTAGTTTTTCCCGCCCGGAGGACAGTAACTGTCCCATCAACTAAGCTAGCCAAAAGCAGGCTATCAGTTACCTGTTGTACAGGTGGTGAATCCAGAAGAACAAAGTCAAAGCGCTCCATAGATTTGCTCAGCAATGTTTTCATCCGCTTAGAACCTAGTAGCTCCGCAGGATTGGGAGGAATAGGCCCTGATGGGAGTACAGATATCTTGCTATCTGGTATTTGTTGAATCAAAGCAGGTTGCTGTTCATCAGTATTACCAGAAAGATAATTACTCAGTCCATAGGAGTTATCCACCCCAAACATAGAATGCTGTCTGGGACGGCGCATATCGCAGTCAACAATTAATATCCTCTTATCATTCTGAGCCAGAATAGTGGCGAGATTCTTGGTTGTTGTACTTTTCCCTTCTTGCTGCATCATACTTGTGACTAGAAGAGTTCGAGGAGGATGATCTGGTGTGGACAAAAGTAAGCTGGAGCGAATCAACCTATAGCTCTCTGCAAATGCTGAAAGGGGGTTCTCCTGAATAAACGTTTCAACGTTCTTTCCTTTTTTGGGCAGATCTTCCACCGCACCAAGGACTGTGAGACCATAGCGTTTTTCCAACTCTTCTGCTGAGCTTGCTGTATTATCAAGGAAATCCAGAAAAAAGACTAAGGCTACGCCTACACCTAGTCCTATAAACAGCCCGAGCATTAATTCTTTCTTCTTATTCGGAGTGGTGGGGTAAGTAGGAAGGTCGGCCTTCTTGATTGCCCAGATTCTGATATCCATAGCCTGGGCTGTGACGTTCGTCTTTTTTATACTGCTCGACAACGCATCGTACACCGTTCTATTCATTTCCTTATCACGATTCAGGATACTAAATTGAACAGAAAGCTCATTCATATCCTGCAACTCTGCCTTTGTCTCCTTCAGCATTTTGGTCAAATCTTTGACCCGAGTTTTGGCAAGTTCATAATTATTTTTTGCCACCTCAATGACTCGCTCAACTTCCATACTTTTCTTTTTTAACAAAAGTTCCTGGTCAGCCCGAGCCTTTATCATCATTGGGTGTTTTTCACCATACTTTTTGGACAACTCTCTGATATTCTGTTCAGCAGTAAAAAGTTCCCCCCGCAGGGCCTGCAGCTCTGCATTATCTGCAAGCAGGGGGATTGCTTCGAGTTTTTTATCATTCTTCCCTACGGCCTTTATTTGACGATAAACAGCCGCATGCTTCTTTTCCTCTGTCTGCGCAGCAGAAAGAGCTGAACTGAATTGTGAAAGACGTTCAGGGAGTACACTCAGCTTATTCTCTACAGTCACGATATCGCTTTTTCGCATATATTCCTGCAAAGCCTTTTCTGACTCCTCAAGCTTTTTTCTTTCTTCATCAGCTTTGAGTGTCATCCAATTCAGGCTATGTTTTGTGGTACTCGTCTTTATATCTAAAGTTTCTTCAATATATGCCTGCACCACACCATCAGCAACAAGCTGAGCAATTTTCGGAATCCGATGTGTATAGCTTACATTGACTATTTTTGTATCACGCACAGGGGTAAGGGCAAGAGACCCTTGAATCATACCTGCAATTCTTTCCGCATCAGTTTTTTGCTCGTTCGGAAATATCGTTTTATCTTGCAGAGATGGGTCAGTAGAAATACCCTGGTCAGAAAGTTGCTCATTCTCTATTATTGAAGCCAGGAAACTTTTTCCAGAAGAAATAGCTTCAGAAAGGAATGATGTAATAATATGAGCAATACCAGGACGACCAGTTGGTTTCTCAGAAAAATATTGTTTGTACTTAGTGTCAAGCTCCTGATTTTTTACCACTCTGAGGGCTACATTAAAACTCCGGATAAGCTCAAATTGTGTTGCCTTGAAATCAGGATCCCACCTCATATATGTTGCCAACCCTTCGAGCTGGGCTTTTTCTTGATTTTTTTCAATCAAAACCTGAGTAGTTGCAGTATAAAGCGGTATTTTCGAAAAAGTAAATAGCGTACTCGTCAAAAAAATAATAACAGCGACAGCGATGATCAACCATTTCCGCTTTTGCAGGACACGGATGTAATCAATCAGGTGTTTTGAACGTACTTGTTGCGAAGGCTCTATTATGGATTCTTCTGGATACATTATAAGATGTTATGCATAATAAAAAAACTCCACCAAGGTAAAGTTTTTCATGTGATATTGTATCGATCAACTAACAAACAGGACGTTGAACCAAAAAAAAACTAGCGAACAAAAGCGGTAAGATATAATTTAGAAAAAACTTTCAGGCACGACAATAACATCCTCCGGCTGAACCAGAGCATCATGCTCAACATCTTCAAGTACTTGTTTTTCCCCATTAACCATACGATTAATGGTAATACTTGATTCCGATGCGATACCGGTAAAACTACCAGCTAATGAAACCATTTTAAGGACTGTAGTGTTGCGACCGCAGGGGTATGCTCCAGGCCTGTTAACCTGGCCTGTGATATAACAAACGGCTTCTTTTTTCGCAGCACTGGCTGGCACAACGACTACATCATCAGGACGAAGTAAGGTATCTTGGTTAACATTTTGAAAAATTTGTTTGCGCCCATTCACCTGTCGATTAATTTGAATCCCAGACTCCAAGGCCTTATCAGTAAAGCCTCCCGCCCTGGTCAATAATTTCAAAATACTGGTACTATCCGAACATGGGTAGGCTCCGGGTCGAGTTACTTCACCAGTAATGTAGCAAACAGCCTCTTTTTTCACAGCACTTACTGGAACGACGACTATATCCTCTGGTAGAAGTACAGTATCTCTATTGACACTTTTTAAAACCTGCTTCACACCATTAATCGTTCGATTAACCTCAATTCCTGACTCTAAAGCAGAGCTTGTGAGGCCACCAGCTCGAGTCAATAACTTAAGTATACTTGTGTTGCTGGAACAGGGATAAGCACCAGGTCGATTTACTCCTCCAGTAATATAGCAAAGCCTTTCTTCTTCTTTGCTAATAGTACGCTCTGGTACAATAATAACATCATCAGGTTGCACCAGCGTATCCTGGTTTACATTTGGTACAACTTTCTTCACCCCATTAATCGTTCGATTAATCTTAAGTCCAGCTTCCAGGGCGTTTTCAGTGAAGCTTCCTGCCTGAGAGACAACTTTAAGGACTGTCGTATTACGACCACATGGATATTCCCCGGGCTGATTAACCGCACCAGTAATAAAGCAAACAGCCCCTTCAGCAATGGTTACGGTATCTCCGCCTTGAACCAAAATATTCTGTCGCGAATCGCCTGTTCTTATGAGCCGATCAAGATCAACAGGTATATTTTCCTGTATACCATTTTTCTGCCTCTTGATCATTGCGGTTTGTCCGGCATTTTCTTTCAAACCACCTACCTGGGAAATAAGCTCCAGCAACGTTGTTGGTCCATTTAATTCAACAAGACCTGGTGTATGTACAGGACCAAGAACAACAACTTTCTTACTTTTAAATTGCTCTATGAATATAGTAACCTGGGGTTCAACAATATACCCATTAGCTAAGGCTGACTCTATACGTTCAGCAGCAGCAGAGATACCTTGGCCTCCGACATCAACCTGACCAATCAAAGGAAATTCTATTGTGCCTCCCTCTGAAACCCGAACTTTTACCGTTAACTCCTCATGGTCATAAACCTTAATAGAAAGGACATCTCCTGCTCCAATAGCATATTCGCTCTTTTTTTGCACCGCTGGCTTCTCATGCAGCTGCTGCGGTGACCGTGACACACTACTTAGTGAAGGAAATGTCAGCTGTGGCACCTGAGGGGCCGTATTACCTAAGGCACCAGGATAATTAGCAGCAAAAGAGAACGTCGAAATCGTTAGTGAAATCAGAATAAAAATAATGAACAATACTACCTGTAATCTCACTGTTTTTTGGGAAATACAGTGCACTCTTCTTCTTAACATGACCACTAGCGTTGGTTAGACATTACTTGAGAATGAATATAGATATTAGACGGTTTTACAACATTAGAATGTGCCACGAGCACTAATACCTACGATATTGGTTTCATAATCCAGCTCATCATAATTGGAATCTTTCTTGTCAAAGCCGTAATACAGGGAGAATGTAAGCCACTTTCTAAAAGCGTAGTCAAGGCTTGGGCTAAAATTCCATCGCTCATCAAGACGGGAGTCTCCATCAAACTGAGCATAGTCAGAGTCCTCGTAAATAAAATTCAGCGCACCTCTCATGCGACCAGTAAAACGATACCCATAGGCAAGACGAGATGCCCAGACTGTTTTATTCAAAGCATACTCGCTATCAGACTGCTCAATGCTATATTTTGAGTTCAACAAAAATTCACTTTTCCGGGTGGCCAGCCACGTCCCCTGCATTTCGAAGGAAAAACTATCTTCCCCGTCATTTAAGGTATCAGCAACTCCCTCAGCTCCGTCATCATTCCAATCTTCATCATAATCCACCATCTGGTACCCAGCACTGAACTTGAATCCAGTCTTCACAGTAGCCTGCCAGTTCATTCCCGCCTGAAGAAAAATATTATCATTATCCGGCATATCATCTTCTTCATAAGCAGCTTTCAGTAACGAACCACTAACAAAGAAGCTCGTCTTCGGGCTGTAATCATAGGCCAAGGAACCATCAAATCCATGATCTGAGCGATCCATGAAGTTATTAACATCAAGATCATAGATTAATAAATGGTTCGTATAGCCTACTCGCGCTGAAACTTTATCGGAAATTCGCCAGTCAACGCCGCCTTTAAACACATTGGTGTCATACACACGATCATTTTCAGCATTTGCTTCAGCAATATTAAAAATATCCTGACTGTGTGAGTAATTATCCATGAGTTGCAAGGTCAAACGTTCATAGGGTTTATATACCACCTGCCCCTGAAGCCCACCTTCTGCATGATTAAGCTCTGAATCTGCCGAATAGGTCATGAAATCCATTTTTCCAGCAAAATAGAATTCTACCTTGTTATAAACATCATATTCATTCTGACTGTACTGCAATCCTCCCACTGAGGTATTATCCGCAGCAACCTGCAAAGGACGTCTGCTCCTTCTTGGCCAAGTCAACCACACAGAAGGAGAAATAGTGGTAAGAAAATTTTCTTCTTTATCTGTATCGGTATTATACAGGTTATCGCTCCATTCTCCGTTTACCCCTAAGGAAGCATGAAAATATCCATTGCGATAGCCAAATACCCTTCCATCAGCGTCTATCCTTTCTTCTTCATCGATTTGCATCCTCTGATAACCAATGGGATCGTTTGCCAGTATTGTTGTATCAGCAGGAGCAACAGGAGTCACGATAGACGGCATGTCTTGTTTTTGCACTGTACTCGCCGGAGATGAGGAAGTATTCTTGCCTGGGATTTCATCATTATAAATTACAGTTGCCATTGGCAGATCTGCTCGTAATGATTTATCAGCTTTATTATATTCCTGAGCTTCTACAATATTAGCCTGTGAACTCAAGAAGAGAAACAAGGCACTGCTTATGTACTTTTTAGACCGGCTTTCCATCTGTGTTCTCTCACCTCTTTAAAATAAAAAAGATAACCTACCCGCCCAAAGGACGGGTACAGAAAATATCATTTCAATAACTGTAAGCAACCTGAATATTTTTTTATTCAGGGGCTGGAAGGACTGGCTGGGCGAGGTCTTGTGGGGGGATCTACATGCTCTGGCAAGGTCACGTGCTCTGGGATGGGAACAAGTTCTCGATCACCTAACCCAAGCCTTCTACCTGGTCCACCATCAATAAGATCACGATCACTCAGCCCAAGTCTTTTACCAGGTCC contains:
- a CDS encoding DsbC family protein, with amino-acid sequence MNCNKIFLSLFLITLFSAGQAMAFQEAGCGAGDCRDCHSVNRDEVAQLLKGKVTEVLDVKRSEVPGLWDIEAVYNGQKIPFYMDFSKKYLISGNVIRLKNNENVTQENFVKMNKVDRAKISLDDALVLGDAAAENKIIVFDDPECSYCSKLHSEMKKVVKQRPDITFLIKMFPLAMHPNAKGKAQTIVCTKLKGENDKALQLLEDSLSKKELPKAECKSDIVDKNIVLAKELYIASTPTLIMPDGRVLPGFKKADQIINSLKEKEEEKD
- a CDS encoding polysaccharide biosynthesis tyrosine autokinase: MYPEESIIEPSQQVRSKHLIDYIRVLQKRKWLIIAVAVIIFLTSTLFTFSKIPLYTATTQVLIEKNQEKAQLEGLATYMRWDPDFKATQFELIRSFNVALRVVKNQELDTKYKQYFSEKPTGRPGIAHIITSFLSEAISSGKSFLASIIENEQLSDQGISTDPSLQDKTIFPNEQKTDAERIAGMIQGSLALTPVRDTKIVNVSYTHRIPKIAQLVADGVVQAYIEETLDIKTSTTKHSLNWMTLKADEERKKLEESEKALQEYMRKSDIVTVENKLSVLPERLSQFSSALSAAQTEEKKHAAVYRQIKAVGKNDKKLEAIPLLADNAELQALRGELFTAEQNIRELSKKYGEKHPMMIKARADQELLLKKKSMEVERVIEVAKNNYELAKTRVKDLTKMLKETKAELQDMNELSVQFSILNRDKEMNRTVYDALSSSIKKTNVTAQAMDIRIWAIKKADLPTYPTTPNKKKELMLGLFIGLGVGVALVFFLDFLDNTASSAEELEKRYGLTVLGAVEDLPKKGKNVETFIQENPLSAFAESYRLIRSSLLLSTPDHPPRTLLVTSMMQQEGKSTTTKNLATILAQNDKRILIVDCDMRRPRQHSMFGVDNSYGLSNYLSGNTDEQQPALIQQIPDSKISVLPSGPIPPNPAELLGSKRMKTLLSKSMERFDFVLLDSPPVQQVTDSLLLASLVDGTVTVLRAGKTTFDMLDSGIKKLRESNAHMLGLVLNRVTKKHAGQGYYGYYSYYSRKGKGGYYTEEGKK
- a CDS encoding O-antigen ligase family protein, whose amino-acid sequence is MQVRSEAISFFLFLATLFFAPLAFGTTENWSIITVELLVALAGIFYFLPSAGKKASSNYYRVPGILPLLLLLAWMLLQLIPLPLSLVRIVAPNIYQAYQPILTLPTLGDLLGDLYTWLPLTVNYKETLLEVLRLSSYALFYVLTIQLLTSSRKLRLTITLVTGLAICIAFFAILQRITAPDTLFWFRKLSDGKQAFGPWVYKNHYAGFMVMLCPLVLSQFFLYRPVYGRADTLRGKIVAFFSESKTALYLGWGFGSIVIFASVFLTQSRGGILSIIFSLLFFLFLIFRQKERMGKVQLLILFAGFLVLVGWYNWEPISERFLTLFDSKTGRIQDDRLLIWQDTFRIIKDFSLTGSGFGTFADIFPSYKTLPDDLFYDHAHNDFLELLSDGGVPAGLLGGWFIVSVLHAGYKMIRLRKDSFSVFPAVGAFSGLAGLLVYSGFDFNLHNGANGLYFFFLAGLLVSAGNTRRYYQDSPTLLPLLKPNYWRNILVFTAILAFFGATLFYQGRKVWAERKYRKARQVSSLERFTPVDRVEKMSMLLEEARAFDPVTGLYSHTLAKLKSLQGQDKQAVRLSAEAVRQQPMSFTFLQQLGHVVAATDLELARNLLKRGYERADQKKLAFQTWAAFELSQRTGKEGRVRLRREVERDPRMLASLYQVLIKYQVNQKYVAEMLPQKTSSWLGFWNKVKNEKRSSEFHFIIEHALDFIDNDSRVLPQYFSEVFQYYRTQKKDEKAENVLQVALRYLPDYAPFHILLGEIYLKRGKKELAIKQYEQAAVLDPENSEIQRRVKVLRVK
- a CDS encoding SLBB domain-containing protein codes for the protein MFIIFILISLTISTFSFAANYPGALGNTAPQVPQLTFPSLSSVSRSPQQLHEKPAVQKKSEYAIGAGDVLSIKVYDHEELTVKVRVSEGGTIEFPLIGQVDVGGQGISAAAERIESALANGYIVEPQVTIFIEQFKSKKVVVLGPVHTPGLVELNGPTTLLELISQVGGLKENAGQTAMIKRQKNGIQENIPVDLDRLIRTGDSRQNILVQGGDTVTIAEGAVCFITGAVNQPGEYPCGRNTTVLKVVSQAGSFTENALEAGLKINRTINGVKKVVPNVNQDTLVQPDDVIIVPERTISKEEERLCYITGGVNRPGAYPCSSNTSILKLLTRAGGLTSSALESGIEVNRTINGVKQVLKSVNRDTVLLPEDIVVVPVSAVKKEAVCYITGEVTRPGAYPCSDSTSILKLLTRAGGFTDKALESGIQINRQVNGRKQIFQNVNQDTLLRPDDVVVVPASAAKKEAVCYITGQVNRPGAYPCGRNTTVLKMVSLAGSFTGIASESSITINRMVNGEKQVLEDVEHDALVQPEDVIVVPESFF
- a CDS encoding outer membrane beta-barrel protein; this translates as MATVIYNDEIPGKNTSSSPASTVQKQDMPSIVTPVAPADTTILANDPIGYQRMQIDEEERIDADGRVFGYRNGYFHASLGVNGEWSDNLYNTDTDKEENFLTTISPSVWLTWPRRSRRPLQVAADNTSVGGLQYSQNEYDVYNKVEFYFAGKMDFMTYSADSELNHAEGGLQGQVVYKPYERLTLQLMDNYSHSQDIFNIAEANAENDRVYDTNVFKGGVDWRISDKVSARVGYTNHLLIYDLDVNNFMDRSDHGFDGSLAYDYSPKTSFFVSGSLLKAAYEEDDMPDNDNIFLQAGMNWQATVKTGFKFSAGYQMVDYDEDWNDDGAEGVADTLNDGEDSFSFEMQGTWLATRKSEFLLNSKYSIEQSDSEYALNKTVWASRLAYGYRFTGRMRGALNFIYEDSDYAQFDGDSRLDERWNFSPSLDYAFRKWLTFSLYYGFDKKDSNYDELDYETNIVGISARGTF